In bacterium, the DNA window ATTCATGTAAACTTGAAAGATGTAAAAACAGGCAAACAACTTTACTCTGGCAATCAGAAAGCGCGGGATCTGGCTTCCGTTCCCTTTCATCTCGATGAAATTTCCCGCTCCTTGCGCTCTCATCTTGAGGAAGATCAACCCGCCCTGAGAAATTCAAAACGGATCAGCGAATTGACCACTGAAAACATGGCTTCCTATTACCACTATTTCAAAGGTGAAGACTTGCTCAACAGGCTCTCTTTTCGCGAAGCGGAAGCCGAGTTTGAACAAGCCGTTCAAATGGATCCGACTTTCGCGATCGCTCATTACAAACTGGCTTTTGCGCGCTGGACATCGGGTGAACCGGCGCGCGACGCAATCGCGAAAGCCATGAAATTCAAGCGCAAAGCTTTGCCAAAGGAACAGAAGCTCATCCGCGCTTATTCCGAATACATCAATGGAAAACCGCATCAAGCGTTGCGCATTTACCGGAGCGTTCTTCAGACTTATCCGGAAGAGAAAGAGACTCTTTACATGGCAGGTGACGTCTCCTTTCATGGAGGGGATTACGCGACCGCGGAATCCTATTTAAGAAAAGTTCTTGAGCTGGATCCGGCCTATGGCCTGGCATACGATCATTTAATTTTGATCTACGAAGGTACGAATCGCTACGAACCGCTGGCGCATCTCGCTCAGAAGTTCGTACAAAATGTCGGCAGTGAACGCTCCTATAAACTGTATGCCGACGCTCTAAACTTGCGTGGAGAATTTGAAGCGTCGCGCCATACCTATGAAACTGCGAAAAAGATTTTCACATCCAGCACGATGCCTTTGATCGGTATCGCTGAAGATGTTCTTGTGTTCCAAAATCGATTTCCGGAAGCGGAATCAACCGTCCGCGCTTTGCTCTCGAAGTCTGAGGACACGCAACGGCAAGCTTACAGAAGCCTCACAAGAATCCTTGTATATCAGGGGAAATATCGCGAAGCTTTGGAAGCATCGAACCATGTGGTTGAACTCGATCGGAAGTCAAAGGATTCTCAGAACCTGGCAAGAGCATACGCTCAAAGAGCTTTCTGGTTGCTCACTTTGCGAGGGGATCAGAAAGGCTTTGAAATTGAAATGAATAACGCGCTAAAAGCGGATACTCATCATGATGACTTTCTTTACATTTATCTTTTCCAGAACTACCTGCTGGCTGGCCGCATTCCCGAAGCAGAGCAAATCGCGAGGGAGAATATTCTTGATTACGGATTCTATCCGGACATGCTGAAGGCATTTGACGCGCGTAAAAAACGGGACCATCAGCAGGCAATTCGTGTGCTGAACGATTTGGAAACGCGGGGAGAACCCTGGAGCCGCATCCTACGCACACGGGAACTTGCCCTTGCCTATAATGAAAAAGGCGACTACCCCGCCGCATATGACACCTTTGAGAAGCTAAAAACAACTTTTTCCAATTATCTTGGCCATCGTGCGGTCTTTTATCCGGAAGCGCTATACTATCAAGGCGTGCTGCTCGAAAAAATGGGAGACAAACAAAAAGCGCACATCACTTATACAAACATGACCGAACTCTGGAAAAATGCGGATTCGGATATTCCTTTCTTGAAGCAAGTGAAATCACGTTTGAGCCGATCAAAGTAGCGCGGACGTCTGCGCGCGCTGTTCGCAGGCGGGACGCCTGCGCTACTTGGAAGGAGAATGAAAATGCCTCAATACGTCATTGAAAGGGAGTTAACAGGAGTTGGAGCGTTATCAAAAGAGCAATTGAAAGAAGTTGCAAAAAAATCAAACGGCCAGGATAAAAGTTTCAATTTTCTTGGCGCCTTGGCGTCTTGGCTGTTAACTGTATACCTTTACTTTCCAAAAATCTGATCTGTACAGGTACAGTAACAAAAGCTATGATAGTAGGAAATGAAGCTTGTAGTCTTCGACGTAGACGGAACATTGACAGACACCAATCAGGTGGATGGCTTGTGTTTTCGGCTCGCCTTCCAGCAGGAATTTGGTTTGCGAAAAATCTCACGCGATTGGGAATCTTATAACTACAGCACAGATCAAGGGATCGCTACAGAAGTTCTCACCTCTTTTTTCAATAGAAACCCGCTGGATTCCGAACTTGCCCGCGCGCGCGCCCGTTTTATCCGGAACTTAAGAGAAGCGTACTGTTCGAACCCTCGGGATTTTCAAGAAGTACGCGGGGCCGGTAGTATTCTTCGTCTTCTGCGCGAAGAAACCGATTGGAAAGTGGCGATTGCCACCGGATGCTGGTCGGAGTCCGCGCGGTTTAAGCTTCAACGCGCAGGGATTCAAATGGACACACCTTTTGCTTCCTGCGAAGATTCCATTTCACGCGATGGCATCGTCAGCCGCGTCATTGAAAAAGCGAAGGTTTATTACGAATGCAAAGATTTCAGCACCGTCGTTTTTGTCGGTGATGGAGTCTGGGATGTCACAACAGCAAAGAATCTGGGTATCGGCTTTGTTGGGATCAGCGCGAATGAAAAGAGTCAGCGTTTGAAAAAAGCGGGAGCAAAATTCATCTGTAAGGATTTTCAGTTAACACCGGTTTTTTTAAACTACTTGAACCATTTTGACGCTTATGAATCCACAAATTGATCCGTATCTTTACGAAACGCTCGCTGACAAAATCGCGAGTTTGATTGACAAAAGGACTTTTTTACCGGGCGAAAAAGTGCCCTCTGTTCGCCGGTTGAGCCTGCAGGAAAATGTGAGCATCAGCACTGTGTTGCAAGCGTACGTGTTGCTGGAGGATCGCGGGCTGATTGAGGCGCGTCCCCAGTCCGGTTACTATGTGCGTCTCCAGCGACGCGCGCTTCCACCGGAACCGGCGATCAGCAAGCCATCGTTATCCGCATCACGAGTGAACGTAAGCGAGCTTGTGGCCAGCATTCACGATGCGATTACGCGGCCCGATATCGTTCCCCTGGGAGCGGCTACACCAAGTCCGGAACTATTACCCATGCGCAAACTGAACCGGATCCTCGCGAGCATCGCCCGCGAATCGGATGGCGAAGAACATTCCTACGGAATGATGCAAGGAAGTGAAGAACTCCGCCATCAAATCGCCCGAAGATCGCTCGATTGGGGTTGCAGTTTTTCGGGGGCGGATGTTGTTATCACTTTCGGCTGCACGGAAGCCATCAATCTTTGTTTGAGAGCGGTCGCACAACCGGGAGATACAATCGCAGTCGAATCTCCCACTTACTACGGCTTTTTGCAAATCATCGAAAGTCTCAAGATGAAAGCTCTGGAGATTCCCACCTGTCCGCGCGATGGAATTTGTGTGGATGCCCTGGAACAAGCAATCAAGAAACAACAGGTCAAGGCGTGCCTGATCGTTTCCAATTTCAGCAATCCGTTAGGTTGCTACATGCCTGAAGAACGCAAGAAACAACTGGTCGAGCTTTTATCGCGCAAGCAGATTCCTTTAATTGAAGACGATATCTACGGAGAAATTTATTTTGGAAACGAGCGGCCTAAAGTTTGTAAAGCCTTTGATCAACAGGGACTGGTTCTTCTCTGTTCCTCCTATTCCAAATGTCTTTCGCCCGGCTATCGCGTCGGTTGGACTGCTCCCGGCCGCTTCAAGGATGAAGTCAGGCGACTAAAACTGATGAATACGCTTTCGTGCGTGTTGCCCACCCAAATCACCATTGCAGAAATGCTACGAAGCGGCGGATATGATCATCACATGCGAAGAATCCGCAGAGCTTACTCATCGCAGGTGCAAAAAACATCGGAAGCAATCGCACACTACTTCCCGCGAGGCACACGAGTCACTCGCCCCCAGGGAGGTTTTGTCTTATGGGCCGAGCTTCCCAATTCGGTGGATTCACTGGAACTCTATCGAAAAGCGTTGGATTCGAAAATCAGCATCGCCCCCGGCTCGCTATTTTCACCTAAACAACATTACCGGAACTGCATTCGCTTAAATTGCGCGCACCCCTGGAGCGATAAAATTGATCAAGCACTGGCAACTCTAGGCCGCCTGGCTTACGATTGCGGCTCTGTATAGATTCGCCGCTGTATCGGTTCCGCAGCTTTTAGATTTCTTCTAATTGAGTAAGCCTAACCATAAAAGCAACAGGACCTGCGTTCTGGTTTTTGCGAATCAATTCAATTTGGACAAAATATTCGTTGTTCAAGAAATCAAAACTATGGGAGAACTTGATTGCCAATTCGGTTCGTCCCGTATTTCCGCTGGTGTTACTATTCACGAAAGCTATCAAGGTTGTGCTGCCGGTGGGGCGCGACACGCTGAAGAGTTTGGCCCGCACACTGTGATTCGTCCCTATACCATCAGGATCCTGATAACCCAGGATGATCGCATTCCATGCCGGATTTCCCTGATCCAGAGGATTGACAACGTTGCAGCGTGCGATAATTGGAGAGGTGCTGGTCTGGCCGGCACGAAACGTAAAGTCGCTACCAGGGCCGACCGCGGTTTGGAAGCGATACAATGGCAGTGAGTCTTCGTCAATAGCACAGCTGGAAGCAGTATGCGTCCAGGCCGGTAAGAATTCAAATGCCTGCGCGCTCACCGATTGCGAACTCAGCATTGTCACAAACAGAGCGCCGATCGCAGGAAAAAGCAAAGTTTTGTTGAATGCATGCAACTTCATGATTCACTCCTTCTGAATTTTCCCTTTTGCAGAAGCAAAATCCGTACCGGTGTAAGCGTCGCAGGATGGCTCGGCGATTGATGTGATCCATTGTTTCCAAATGGAACAGTGAATGTTCCATAGTGGATCATGGGGATTTAGAATAGCAACGATGGCGTAACAGAATGAGAGCCAGGTTCCTTTTAATCGTCTTTGCACACCTGTGCTTCTCTCATTACTCCTTCGCTCTGGATCCTTCCAAATTCATCACGCAGTATGGTCATCGTACCTGGCAGATCGATGACGGTTTGCCGCAAAACACCGTTCGGGCGATTGTACAAACACGCGACGGCTATCTCTGGTTAGGAACGCAAGAAGGATTGGTTCGTTTCGATGGAATTCATTTTACAGTATTCGATCGAAAGAATACGAAGGAGATCCGCCACAATGCGGTCAGGGCTTTGTGCGAATCCAAAGATGGAAGCCTCTGGATCGGCACTGCCGGCGGTGGAGTTCTCCGGTATCAGAATGGAAAGTTTCAAAGTTACCTGACGCGAGATGGTTTGCTCAATGACATTGTGTATTCACTCTTTGAAGACCGGGAAGGAAACGTTTGGATCGGAACTGCGCGTGGACTGAACCTCTGGAGGAACAGCAAGCTCGATACCGATGTGATCACAAAGAGTCTTTCTCAGGATCCAATCGGATCGATTTATCAGGACCGGCAGGGCCATCGCTGGTTCGGAACCTGGAAGGGGGAACTAAAGTGCTGGAAAAGCGGCAACATGCACATTTACAGAGTCAGTCATCCTGATATCGCTGTTCGCACTATTGTTGAAGATAGGCAAGGAAACTTATGGGTGGGAACCGATGGCGATGGAATTCGGTGTTTCAAGAATGGCGAAATGTACAGCTACCATCGAAATGATGGACTTCCCGATGAAACCGTTTTGGCAATTCATCAGGATCGGCATGATAACGTGTGGATTGCAACGAACAGTGGACTCGTCCGTTTTCGTGATGGTCGCTTTGAAGTCCATTCTGTGAGCGGAGGACTTTCCGATAAGATGGCGCTCAGTCTTTACGAAGATTTCGAAGGCAGTCTCTGGGTCGGCACCTATGGCGGGGGCTTGAATCAGCTCCGCGATACGAAGCTTACACCGTATACTTTGCGCGAAGGCCTATCCCACCCGAACGTAATGACGATTTTTGAGGATAATGCAAAAAATCTCTGGTTCACCGCCAGGGGGGGCGGCTTTCTCCAGTGGAAGGAAGGGAAATTTCATTACCATGCTTTGAATCGTTTTTCTCACCAAGATGTTTATTCCATTTGCCGGGACAAGCGAGGGAATCTGTGGTTGGGATTGGATGGATCGGGTCTGGTTCTTTATAGAGACGGAGATATGACAATTTATACAACGCGCGACGGATTGTCCAGCGATCATGTTTATGCAATCGTCGAAGGTCAGGAAAACAGCTTGTGGGTCGGAACATGGAGCGCCGGTGTCAACCATTTTAAAGATGGCCGGTTCATCAGCTATACAGAAAAAGAGGGCCTCGCCAATAATTTTGTAAGAACTCTACATGAAAAAGATGGGCGTCTCTGGGTCGGTACGATGGGAGGACTGAGCCTCTTCAAAGACGGAAAGTTCACCACTTTTACAACGAAAAACGGACTCTCCAGTGATCAGATTCGTGCGATCCACGAAGATGATCAGGGAAACATTTGGATTGGAACCGCAGGGGGCGGGTTGAATCGATTCCAAAACGGCCGTTTTAGAGCATATACAACTGATCATGATTTTTTTAACGATGTCGTTTTTCAAATACTGGAAGATGACCAACAGAACCTATGGATGAGCTGCAATAAAGGAATTTTTTGCGTGCGTAAAAAGGATCTGGATGACTTTGATGCCGGCAAAATTCGATCGATTCCTTCCATTTCCTTTACCAAAAAAGATGGAATGCCGAGTAGCGAATGCAACGGAGCCGGACATCCATCCGGATGGAAAACCAAAGATGGCAGATTATGGTTTCCGACAATTGCAGGAGTGGTAGTTATTGATCCAGGCAAGATTCCAGTAAACAGGATCTCCCCTAATGTATTAGTAGATAGTGTGCGGGTGGATCATCGGGAGCTTGATCTGCTTTCCGGTATCAAAATTCCTCCCGGAAGTTCGCGATTCGAATTCCGTTATACCACTCTGAGTTTTCTGGATCCCGAACAAAACAAATTCAAGTACCAGCTGGAAGGTCATGATACCGGATGGATCGATGCCGGGCAAAGCCGTTTTGCCGCATACACGAACATACCTCCCGGAAGTTATCGTTTCCGCGTGATTGCCTCCAACAATGATGCTGTTTGGAATGAAACAGGAGCCGTTTTTGCTTTTACACTTCAGCCGCATTTCTATCAAACCAGATGGTTCCTCGCCCTATGCATCCTGGGTCTAACTTCTATTGTCTTCGGATTGCATCGTTTTCGTACGAATCAATTGAAGGCCAGACAGGCTCAACTTGCCGGGATCGTTCGGGAGAAAACGAAAGAATTGCTGGAGGCACAAAAACGATTGCAGGAAACGAACCTGAATCTCGAAGAGCGTGTGCAACACGGGATTGAGGCGCTAAGGGAAGCGGAAAGAATGGCAGCGTACGGCCAAATGATGGCTGGCGTTGCGCACGAAATTCGTCATCCGATTTTTTCGCTTCAAGCGACAGCTTATGTGCTTGGAAATCGTCTGAAAGGGAACGAGGATCTGCAACCTCAGCTGAAGATCCTGGACCGGGAAACGAGAAGAATGTCACGATTGATGGATGATCTTTTGGAATTCGCCCGGCCCCATTCCCTTCTTTTATCGCAAGTCGATCCAGGTTCATTATTGCAAGAGGCCGTGGAGACTTTTCGCGAACAGGAAACCCCAAAAGTGTTTTTGGAGTGGGAGGCTGACCTTCCGAAAGTTACCCTGGATCGAGACCGATTGATTCAGGTTTTGATTAACTTAATCGATAACGCTACGAAACACGCGAAAAGAGTCAGCAGGATTGTCGTATCGGCTGGTAGCGCCCCGGGGGAAG includes these proteins:
- a CDS encoding ATP-binding protein, which encodes MRARFLLIVFAHLCFSHYSFALDPSKFITQYGHRTWQIDDGLPQNTVRAIVQTRDGYLWLGTQEGLVRFDGIHFTVFDRKNTKEIRHNAVRALCESKDGSLWIGTAGGGVLRYQNGKFQSYLTRDGLLNDIVYSLFEDREGNVWIGTARGLNLWRNSKLDTDVITKSLSQDPIGSIYQDRQGHRWFGTWKGELKCWKSGNMHIYRVSHPDIAVRTIVEDRQGNLWVGTDGDGIRCFKNGEMYSYHRNDGLPDETVLAIHQDRHDNVWIATNSGLVRFRDGRFEVHSVSGGLSDKMALSLYEDFEGSLWVGTYGGGLNQLRDTKLTPYTLREGLSHPNVMTIFEDNAKNLWFTARGGGFLQWKEGKFHYHALNRFSHQDVYSICRDKRGNLWLGLDGSGLVLYRDGDMTIYTTRDGLSSDHVYAIVEGQENSLWVGTWSAGVNHFKDGRFISYTEKEGLANNFVRTLHEKDGRLWVGTMGGLSLFKDGKFTTFTTKNGLSSDQIRAIHEDDQGNIWIGTAGGGLNRFQNGRFRAYTTDHDFFNDVVFQILEDDQQNLWMSCNKGIFCVRKKDLDDFDAGKIRSIPSISFTKKDGMPSSECNGAGHPSGWKTKDGRLWFPTIAGVVVIDPGKIPVNRISPNVLVDSVRVDHRELDLLSGIKIPPGSSRFEFRYTTLSFLDPEQNKFKYQLEGHDTGWIDAGQSRFAAYTNIPPGSYRFRVIASNNDAVWNETGAVFAFTLQPHFYQTRWFLALCILGLTSIVFGLHRFRTNQLKARQAQLAGIVREKTKELLEAQKRLQETNLNLEERVQHGIEALREAERMAAYGQMMAGVAHEIRHPIFSLQATAYVLGNRLKGNEDLQPQLKILDRETRRMSRLMDDLLEFARPHSLLLSQVDPGSLLQEAVETFREQETPKVFLEWEADLPKVTLDRDRLIQVLINLIDNATKHAKRVSRIVVSAGSAPGEVPGIHLTVENDGSRIPGENLSRIFEPFFTTGKGSGLGLAIVRRVITEHEGTIDVESGPAGTLFRIFLPARGPKSNGVDNAEETHIDHR
- a CDS encoding PLP-dependent aminotransferase family protein; this translates as MNPQIDPYLYETLADKIASLIDKRTFLPGEKVPSVRRLSLQENVSISTVLQAYVLLEDRGLIEARPQSGYYVRLQRRALPPEPAISKPSLSASRVNVSELVASIHDAITRPDIVPLGAATPSPELLPMRKLNRILASIARESDGEEHSYGMMQGSEELRHQIARRSLDWGCSFSGADVVITFGCTEAINLCLRAVAQPGDTIAVESPTYYGFLQIIESLKMKALEIPTCPRDGICVDALEQAIKKQQVKACLIVSNFSNPLGCYMPEERKKQLVELLSRKQIPLIEDDIYGEIYFGNERPKVCKAFDQQGLVLLCSSYSKCLSPGYRVGWTAPGRFKDEVRRLKLMNTLSCVLPTQITIAEMLRSGGYDHHMRRIRRAYSSQVQKTSEAIAHYFPRGTRVTRPQGGFVLWAELPNSVDSLELYRKALDSKISIAPGSLFSPKQHYRNCIRLNCAHPWSDKIDQALATLGRLAYDCGSV
- a CDS encoding tetratricopeptide repeat protein; translation: MKVNEEKLIEAYGKGAGSSNRNECPSAEILFELASNNLAKAEKLKWIQHISRCRECSSETRVLLASAPPVKRVRIVRSSVLTIAASIILLLAGGLYLYKFQREQPYQRVRIAFLDPRNNTNNQQLNAIAAMLSTSLEQSSQVQVISRAMMVDAAKRSGQSNVRMLDEAAVQTIKDKFSPTAIAFTTIEKDPEGIAIHVNLKDVKTGKQLYSGNQKARDLASVPFHLDEISRSLRSHLEEDQPALRNSKRISELTTENMASYYHYFKGEDLLNRLSFREAEAEFEQAVQMDPTFAIAHYKLAFARWTSGEPARDAIAKAMKFKRKALPKEQKLIRAYSEYINGKPHQALRIYRSVLQTYPEEKETLYMAGDVSFHGGDYATAESYLRKVLELDPAYGLAYDHLILIYEGTNRYEPLAHLAQKFVQNVGSERSYKLYADALNLRGEFEASRHTYETAKKIFTSSTMPLIGIAEDVLVFQNRFPEAESTVRALLSKSEDTQRQAYRSLTRILVYQGKYREALEASNHVVELDRKSKDSQNLARAYAQRAFWLLTLRGDQKGFEIEMNNALKADTHHDDFLYIYLFQNYLLAGRIPEAEQIARENILDYGFYPDMLKAFDARKKRDHQQAIRVLNDLETRGEPWSRILRTRELALAYNEKGDYPAAYDTFEKLKTTFSNYLGHRAVFYPEALYYQGVLLEKMGDKQKAHITYTNMTELWKNADSDIPFLKQVKSRLSRSK
- a CDS encoding haloacid dehalogenase-like hydrolase yields the protein MKLVVFDVDGTLTDTNQVDGLCFRLAFQQEFGLRKISRDWESYNYSTDQGIATEVLTSFFNRNPLDSELARARARFIRNLREAYCSNPRDFQEVRGAGSILRLLREETDWKVAIATGCWSESARFKLQRAGIQMDTPFASCEDSISRDGIVSRVIEKAKVYYECKDFSTVVFVGDGVWDVTTAKNLGIGFVGISANEKSQRLKKAGAKFICKDFQLTPVFLNYLNHFDAYESTN